Part of the Lolium rigidum isolate FL_2022 chromosome 6, APGP_CSIRO_Lrig_0.1, whole genome shotgun sequence genome, GCAAACTGCAAAGTTTGTTCTGTGTTATGTTTCATGTTGTCAACTTCTGATGGGCAAATATGGTGTTTGCCGAGTTATATTGTTTCAGTAGTAACAAAGTTGTCCTTCAGCTATGAATTAGGCTATCAAAACTCTGTTCATTTGGTGTTGGCTACCACATTTCGTCTAAAGCAAATCTCTCAAAATTCAGTTGGTTGTGGTTCAGGGAAGAATTTAGTTGGGCAGTGGTTGATACTGTTATGCTGCTAATCTTGCCTTCCCTTGTTTCTAGAATCAGCAAGTTGCTGCAATTTTTGAATATTTCCCTGCACATCTTGCTGTGTATTATAGTACGGAGTATCATAATTTCTCGTTGTGCAAGCTGTAAACCTTGGTTAAATTCTTCTCGTTGCTGTCTCTGAACCTTAATTTCACAGTCTCATCGTTTGCAGCCCTGTAGGTGATGCCAACTCGTCTGGATTTGCTTTTGCAGGGTGAATCATGCATGTAGGCTGTAGCCCGTCCCCTCCAAAAGCAGGTTTCATAGAATTATTCACCATTTTCGAACTGTCTCTTTCCATTATTGAGCATGCCATCGTGCTGCTTTGGGCGTTTGTTTGGAAGCACTACTGCTTGGCTGCAAACTTGATTGGCCTTGCAGACAAACAGCAAGTATACTGTGTTTTTTTAGATGCTAATATGCAACCATGTTTTTGTAGCAGAACAAGCAAAACGCCATCTGAATTCTGTTCTGAAACTGTATGAACTGTGTATGTAATCTGTCGTTTTTTATATGAACTGTACATGCAATTTGTCATTTTTTTATATGATCTGCATATGTAATCTGACATTTTTTACGTAGTAAATCTCTCAATATTCAGATGGTTGTGGTTCAGGGCAGAATTCAGATGGGTTGTGGTTGATACTGTTATGATGCAAATCTTGCCTTGGTTTGACTCTAGAATTAGCAAGTTGCTGCAGTATTTGAATCTTTTGCTGCAAATCTTGCTGTGTAGTATGATAATATCTCGTCGTGCAACCTGTAAAACTTGGTTAAATTCTTCTAATTGCTGTCTCCGGGCGTTAATTTGCCAACCTCTCATCGTTAAAACCCTGTAGGTGATGTCAATTCGTCTGGAATTGCTTTTCGCACGGTGCATCATGCATCTAGGCTGTAGCTCATCCCCTCCAAAAGCAGGTTTCACAGAATTTCTCACCATTTTCGAACTGGCCCTTTGTGCTCCCACCATTATTGAGGCAATCAATATGCCATTGTGCTACTCTGGATGTTTGTTTGCACGCACTACTGCTTAGTTGCAAACTTGAATCGACTGCCCGGATTGGTTCATGTCCTGTTCGTTCGATTTGGAAGCTGTTGAATTTGAAGTCCCTCAACATATTCATTAAACTCACAGACAACAGCAAGTAAGTGTTTTCTTAGATGCAAATTTGTAACCACGTTTTTGTAGAAAAACAAGCAAAACCATGTTAGGACATCTAAATTTTGTTTTCAAATTGTATGAACTGTATATGTAATCTGTCATTTTTTATGTGGACTGTACATGCAATCTGTCATTTTCTATATGGACTGCATATGTAATCTGTTATTTTTTTACATGAATTGGATATGCCATAACAAACACCCAATGCAAAGTGTGTGCGTttccttgtactccctccgtttaaaaataggtgtctcacttttatctatatacggatgtatctagatgcaattTAGTTAGAAATACATCTGTATCTTGATAAAGttaagacacctatttttagtTGGAGGGTATGATTAACCTCTATAAAGCTTACCGTCaccttagttgatcaagtagCTCTTTACAAGTGTCGCAAGCCTCAAAAACACTAATTCTCATGTCGAAATAACTCAGGGTTCAGAGAGGTGATCCAACTCCAGATCCCCAAGCAGCCAAGCTTGCATTGCTGCAAGCCGGCAGTCATACTTGAAAGGAGTCTACCATGGCCTTCAGCACCTTCTGCGACGACTGCCACTGTTTGTCACTGGCGCTGGCGACGAAGAGCACCACCGTGTTCCCCTTGGCCGTGGCCTTGGCCAGATTGTGAGACCCGGTCAGTGCCAGCGGAGTCTCCAGCACATAGCTGTAGTACTGCATCACAAGGATTTATGCCCATTCATCAGGATTCAGCATTAAGCGACAGTACTACCAGTAAGTTGCTGGCAGTAACTGGCGAGACGAATGCAGTAATCCTATTCCTAACTTTATGAATAGCACCCTCacaggaaaaaagaaagaaagaaaaagttaTGAATAGGATTACTGCACTTGTGGGAAGATTTGCAATTTCGGCACTAGAACATGTAAAAAGGAAACTTAATTACTTACAGTTAGGTCGCCGATTTTCTCGACATTGGTCTCGATAATTTCTTCGGGTTCCAAGGTGTTGCCGGTGACGAAAGGCCCCAGGGAGGAGATGAGCTTCTCGGGGCTGCCGATGTCCTCGATGGTGGCGTTGGGCCTGTTGGTGAGGCGGATCAGCGGCGAGGCCACCACCTGCACTTTGCCCTGCTTGTCGTCCTCGAACTTCACCTCCACCCACGGCTCAGCGCACTTGGGCTGGCAGTAGTTGCCGGACAGTATGTTGGCCACTCGCAGCTGCTTCCAGGTGGGCGGCAGGATGAACTCGTATGGCTCCACATTGCCTAGAATTGTCGGGGAATGGAATTTGTTGTCAGTCAGTTTCGAAAACTAAATTAAGAAACAGAGAGGGTATTTTGTTTTGACACAAAACAGAGAGCGTAATAATGTATGGAGATAAAGAAGCAAGAACCGAGTGATCACCAGCCCGGAGTGCAGGGGTGTCCTTGGTGGTGGCCTTGAAGAACACGAAGCCCGGGCTGGACGGCGCCGGCGGCAGGTACTTGCCGGCCTCAACCTCACGCGCCCCGGCAGGCAGCGGCGTCCTCGAGAACAGCGCCCCCAATGCCGTTCCCACCACCAGCTCTCTCCTGTGGCTAGCAACCGCGAGGGGCGCCGGCGTCGTGGCAGCGGTGGCGTTGTCCGCGGACACAGCGTGGACAGCCATAGAGCGGGCACCGCAGGAGGTTGGCAGCCGGAGGGAAGGCCGCAGGAGCGGTGAGAagacggaagaagacgaagacgcCATGGCCACGGCCTCGTGTTTGGTTCGCGCGGGAGGGACGGGACGTCGTCCACTCTTATCCAGACGACTAGGATATTTAGCTCGACGCGTCCGAACTTGTGTACGTGTACGGGAGAGGTCCCGGGGACGCGGCTGGGCAGAGCCCGCTCAGTCAGTCAGCTGGTCGAGGATAAGACGAGATAAAAACGAGCCAGAGGCGCGGGTGAGCGGCCGAGCATCAACGGCACACTACTCGGCAACCATGGCGCCAGCAGCTCTGTCCGCCCCCGTCCTTCGCGTCTCTCCCCACTCGGCCGGAAGGTCCACCGCCGCGGCCGCGCTCGCCGGCGGGCTCCGCTTCGGCAAGACGACCTGTCTGCACTCTATCCATTCTGGTATCTGCTCTTTGCTCCATGTTCTTTGCTTTGCTTGTGCTAACGAGCTGAATCCACCAGTGAGCTGATCTAACCATGCTCTGTTATGCATCTTGCTGCCTTGTCCCCAAAAGGCAAAGCTGTGCTTCGGCTGCGATCGAACGAGCTGTTGACACCGTTGGGACAGAGGAGGCCTTGGGCGCTAAGAAGCAGCGTGGATGACTCCAAGGTCACCGACGAGAAGGTAATGAAGCGCTTTGCTTAAGCACGGATATGTCAGAAGCAATTTGCGCCGGAGCTAAGCGATCCGCTCGCGTTTTCCGCAGAAGGAGTTCGGGTACTCGAGGAAAGACGTGCTGCTGATCGGCGTCGGCGTGACCCTCCTCGGATACGGCCTCAAGTCAGGCCTCGAGGTGATGTGCCGTGCTTCGCCTTCGAGCTCTTCTTCTCTCGCTGCCACCGGCAGCTGCTCGGTTCATCTCGGCACCGAAGAATCTAACTGTGTTTTCGCCTTGATCGCGCGCAGTTCGTCGGCCTCGACCCCTTGCAAGCCGGCAACTTCGTGCAGCTGTTCGTCGTGCTCGGGATGACGGTCGGCTGGATCTCCTCCTACATGATCCGGGTGGCCAACAAGGACATGACCTACGCCACGCAGCTCAGGACCTACGAGAAGCAAGTCATGGAGGTGGGTGAACCTTTGATATGCAGTTTTTGTAGCGCCTGATAAGTTGCAGTTAGTGGAGTGTATGCACTGCACGCGAACAATTTGTGAGCTGTGGTGGCTGAACACTAACTGATTTCGTTGCAGAAACGATTGGAGAGCCTGTCGGAGACCGAGCTGCAGGTTCTGCTGGAgcaagtggaggaggagaaggaacgCCTGCCGCCGGCGAGGGTTCAGGGCATAACCATCAACAGGAAGACGGAAGATCAGACTACTGCCAACTAGCTAGAACGTACTACACCTTGATTCTGAGATTAGCCCAGTACACTGTTTAGGTTAGCTTTGCATCTAATAGCTGTCTCCCTCTGTTAAGGATTTGTAGTGCAAGTACAAGTGCTCTTAGTTACAGAAATGGGGTTCTATACATATACCTTTTTCATTCGAAACTGAAGCCTGTCCTAAAATTTAAGTTGTCCTTAATTTTTTCTAGTCAACAACTTATAACTTTGATCATATGATTTGTACTTCTAAGATATTCATAAAATTTATATCAACATATATACAATGAAAGAGATTTTTAAGAGGAATGTAATGGCACCATTTATGCATTCCAAATCTATATAATACGGTATATATTAGCAGTCAGAGTTGTGCATAAAAACTGTGTGCAAAACACAAAAGAATTTAGACTTCCGGTCTATATTATGCATATTAAATGTACACGGTCACCATATATAAGCAAGAAAAGAGGGACATACCCGGTAAAAACTTAGTTGCTACAGAAAAAGAAGTATACCACACTAATAATATCACTCGAAGGCTAATGGACAGTTGGAAGCCTGTCGAGGATCGCTTCGAGAGGAAGCTGGCGTCATGGTTAGGAAAGATGCTTTCCTATGGTGACCGCCTTGTCCTGATTAATTCTGTTCTAACTAGCCTTCCAATGTTCCTTTTATCTTTTTTTGAGATACCCAAAGGGGTAAGAAAAAGATTGGATTTCTATAGGTCTCGCTTTTTCTGGCAAAGTGATGACATaaaaaagaaatatagattaACTAAATGGAACATTATTTGTAGACCGAAAGATCAAGGGGGTCTTGGTATTGAGGTACTCGACATAAAGAATAGATGTTTACTTAGCAAATGGTTATTTAAACTTCTTTCTGAAAAAGGTGTGTGGCAGGAGCTGCTGCAAAAAAAGTACCTGCGAGGTAAAACGCTCTCACAAGTGCAAGCCAAACCTGCCCTCCTTTTTGGAAGGGGATTATGGGGGTGAAAGATGAATTCTTTCATCGAGGATCATTTATCGTAGGAGATGGTAACAGTACTCGattttgggaagatgtttggctAGGTGATACTCCTCTTTCTGAACAATATCCATCTCTATATAATATTACTCGATCTAAGAATGTCTTAGTATCAAACGTTATGTCTTATGCACCTCTGAATATAGGATTTACTCGTGCACTCACACATGATAAATGGGAGACTTGGATTGTTTTAGTCCGTAGACTTATGGATGTATCTCTTAGTAATGAACCGGATAAGTTCAAATGGCACTTAACCACTTCTGGGATTTTTTCGGTAAAGTCCATGTATGCCgatttcttgaatgggcatacagttttcctgaaaaaatatatttggaagataaaggtaccactgaagattaagattttcatgtggttcttgtaTAAGAAGATGCTATTAACCAAGGATAACCTTGCAAAAAGACGGTGGAATGGGTGTACGGATTGTGTTTTTTGTGGATCTAAAGAAACAATTGatcatttgtttatttcctgTTCGTTCTCTCGTCTTGTTTGGAGGGTGGTTCATTTCACTTTTAATATTCCTCCCCCCGCTAATATTACTAACCTGTTTGGCAATTGGTTAAATGGGATTGGTAGAAAAACTAAGGCGCTCATTCGAGTAGGGGTTTGTGCTTTAGTTTGGGCGATCTGGAATTGCCGTAATGATGTTGTTT contains:
- the LOC124661886 gene encoding psbP domain-containing protein 6, chloroplastic — its product is MASSSSSVFSPLLRPSLRLPTSCGARSMAVHAVSADNATAATTPAPLAVASHRRELVVGTALGALFSRTPLPAGAREVEAGKYLPPAPSSPGFVFFKATTKDTPALRAGNVEPYEFILPPTWKQLRVANILSGNYCQPKCAEPWVEVKFEDDKQGKVQVVASPLIRLTNRPNATIEDIGSPEKLISSLGPFVTGNTLEPEEIIETNVEKIGDLTYYSYVLETPLALTGSHNLAKATAKGNTVVLFVASASDKQWQSSQKVLKAMVDSFQV
- the LOC124661885 gene encoding uncharacterized protein LOC124661885: MAPAALSAPVLRVSPHSAGRSTAAAALAGGLRFGKTTCLHSIHSGKAVLRLRSNELLTPLGQRRPWALRSSVDDSKVTDEKKEFGYSRKDVLLIGVGVTLLGYGLKSGLEFVGLDPLQAGNFVQLFVVLGMTVGWISSYMIRVANKDMTYATQLRTYEKQVMEKRLESLSETELQVLLEQVEEEKERLPPARVQGITINRKTEDQTTAN